In the Rhizobium sp. CB3090 genome, one interval contains:
- a CDS encoding CpaF family protein: protein MFGRRGNEGPAKSGGVTPPPSPPRAPSAAAPAASTVLVEPAREGSQSRQHVAPPSMQTPTRRRPARTEEYYDTKSQVFSALIDTIDLSQLAKLDAEAAREEIRDIVNDIITIKNFAMSISEQEELLEDICNDVLGYGPLEPLLARDDIADIMVNGAGQTFIEVGGKTVESEIRFRDNAQLLSICQRIVSQVGRRVDESSPICDARLPDGSRVNVIAPPLSIDGPALTIRKFKKDKLTLDQLVRFGAITPEGATLLQIIGRVRCNVVISGGTGSGKTTLLNCLTNYIDRDERVITCEDTAELQLQQPHVVRLETRPPNIEGEGEITMRDLVKNCLRMRPERIIVGEVRGPEVFDLLQAMNTGHDGSMGTIHANTPRECLSRMESMIAMGGFSLPAKTVREIISTSVDVVIQAARLRDGSRRITQITEVMGMEGDVIITQDLMRYEIEGEDAGGRIIGRHVSTGIGKPNFWDRARYYNEEKRLAAALDEMENKSK, encoded by the coding sequence ATGTTTGGCAGACGCGGAAATGAAGGTCCTGCAAAGAGCGGCGGCGTAACGCCTCCGCCGTCGCCGCCTCGCGCGCCGTCCGCTGCCGCGCCTGCTGCATCGACCGTGCTGGTAGAGCCGGCGCGCGAGGGATCGCAGTCACGCCAGCATGTGGCGCCGCCGTCGATGCAGACGCCGACGCGCCGCCGGCCGGCGCGTACCGAAGAATATTACGATACCAAGTCGCAGGTCTTTTCCGCGCTGATCGATACGATCGACCTGTCGCAGCTTGCCAAGCTCGATGCCGAGGCTGCGCGCGAGGAAATCCGCGACATCGTCAATGACATCATCACCATCAAGAATTTCGCGATGTCGATTTCCGAGCAGGAAGAGCTGCTCGAGGATATCTGCAACGACGTGCTGGGTTACGGTCCGCTCGAACCGCTGCTCGCCCGCGACGATATCGCAGACATCATGGTCAACGGCGCCGGTCAGACCTTTATCGAAGTCGGCGGCAAGACGGTGGAATCGGAAATCCGCTTCCGCGACAATGCCCAGCTCCTGTCCATCTGCCAGCGCATCGTCAGCCAGGTCGGCCGCCGCGTCGATGAATCGAGCCCGATCTGCGACGCCCGCCTGCCGGACGGATCGCGCGTCAATGTCATCGCACCACCGCTGTCGATCGATGGCCCGGCGCTCACTATCCGCAAATTCAAGAAGGACAAGCTGACGCTCGACCAGCTCGTCCGCTTCGGCGCCATCACGCCGGAGGGCGCCACGCTGCTGCAGATCATCGGCCGCGTTCGTTGCAATGTCGTCATTTCCGGCGGTACCGGTTCGGGCAAGACGACGCTTTTGAACTGCCTTACCAACTACATCGATCGCGACGAGCGCGTCATCACCTGCGAAGACACGGCCGAACTGCAACTGCAGCAGCCGCATGTCGTCCGCCTTGAAACACGTCCCCCGAATATCGAAGGCGAGGGTGAGATCACGATGCGCGATCTTGTCAAGAACTGCCTGCGTATGCGTCCTGAGCGCATCATCGTCGGCGAAGTGCGCGGACCGGAGGTCTTCGACCTGTTGCAGGCGATGAACACCGGCCATGACGGTTCGATGGGAACGATCCATGCCAACACCCCGCGCGAGTGCCTGAGCCGTATGGAATCGATGATCGCCATGGGTGGTTTCAGCCTGCCGGCGAAGACGGTGCGCGAGATCATCTCGACCTCCGTCGACGTGGTCATCCAGGCTGCCCGCCTGCGCGACGGTTCGCGCCGCATCACCCAGATCACCGAGGTGATGGGCATGGAAGGCGATGTGATCATCACGCAGGACCTGATGCGCTACGAGATCGAAGGCGAAGATGCGGGCGGTCGCATTATCGGACGGCATGTGTCGACCGGCATTGGCAAGCCGAACTTCTGGGATCGCGCCCGCTATTACAACGAGGAAAAGCGCTTGGCCGCTGCCCTCGACGAAATGGAAAACAAGTCGAAATAG
- a CDS encoding type II secretion system F family protein, producing the protein MFGVDPVVLLIIVLAAVSAAAVCYGILYSRIEAQKKTDGRVNRIKSAETDRVKVKAARDRVQEMSKRRKSVQDSLKDLEKRQLENTKKKQSLKARLGQAGLSVTPARFYLFSVLFGVFAMFILFLVGAPLAVIAGLPFAAAFGLPRWVIGFLIKRRQNKFLDEFPNALDLITRSIRSGLPLNDAVRLVASEAREPVSSEFRRVVEAQQVGLSMPDACARMRNHMPLQEVNFFSIVIAIQAQAGGNLSEALGNLARVLRERKKMKAKVTALSMEAKASAVIIGSLPFIVATLVYLTSPHYMMILFTDPRGHLILGAAGIWMSVGIYIMRNMVNFEI; encoded by the coding sequence ATGTTCGGTGTCGATCCGGTGGTGCTTCTGATTATCGTGCTCGCAGCCGTTTCCGCGGCGGCTGTCTGTTACGGCATCCTCTATTCCCGGATCGAGGCGCAGAAGAAAACCGACGGTCGCGTCAACCGCATCAAATCGGCCGAGACCGACCGCGTGAAGGTCAAGGCCGCGCGCGACCGCGTGCAGGAAATGTCGAAGCGGCGCAAATCGGTGCAGGATTCGCTGAAGGATTTGGAAAAGCGCCAATTGGAAAACACCAAGAAGAAGCAGTCGCTGAAAGCACGCCTCGGGCAAGCCGGCCTCTCGGTGACGCCTGCGCGTTTCTATCTCTTCAGTGTCCTGTTCGGCGTTTTCGCCATGTTCATTCTCTTCCTGGTCGGCGCACCGCTCGCCGTCATCGCAGGCCTTCCCTTCGCCGCAGCCTTCGGCCTGCCGCGTTGGGTCATCGGTTTCCTTATCAAGCGCCGGCAGAACAAGTTCCTGGATGAATTCCCCAATGCGCTCGATCTCATCACCCGCTCGATCCGCTCGGGACTGCCGCTCAATGATGCCGTGCGGCTTGTAGCAAGCGAGGCGCGCGAGCCGGTGAGCTCCGAATTCCGCCGCGTCGTCGAAGCCCAACAGGTGGGCCTCAGCATGCCGGATGCCTGCGCGCGCATGAGGAACCATATGCCGTTGCAGGAGGTGAACTTTTTCTCGATCGTGATCGCCATCCAGGCGCAGGCCGGTGGCAACCTGTCCGAAGCGCTGGGCAACCTCGCGCGCGTGCTGCGAGAGCGCAAAAAGATGAAAGCGAAGGTCACCGCACTGTCGATGGAAGCAAAAGCCTCGGCGGTCATCATCGGCTCGCTGCCCTTCATCGTCGCGACGCTCGTCTATCTGACCTCGCCGCATTACATGATGATCCTTTTCACCGATCCGCGCGGTCATTTGATCCTGGGGGCCGCCGGCATCTGGATGTCTGTCGGCATCTACATCATGCGCAACATGGTCAATTTCGAGATTTAA
- a CDS encoding type II secretion system F family protein: protein MSSDFATRLTDPGTILAVFVAIAVFATFYTIAVPFMERGDLNKRMKAVSTEREQIRARERARLSADGSKTSLRNQNNHSVRQIVERFNLRTALVDTNTVNRLRAAGLRSENALNMFLVARFLLPFLFLMLAAIFVFVLGYFAAKPFAIRLLGVIGTAYLGFYAPNIYISNRVTKRQKSIKRAWPDALDLMLICVESGISIEAGMRRVSEEMGEQSPPLAEEMVLTTAELSFLQDRRTAFDNLASRTQIEIVKSVTQALIQAERYGTPISQALRVLAQEGRDERMNEAEKKAAALPPKLTVPMIVFFLPVLMAVILGPAAIQVMDKF, encoded by the coding sequence ATGTCCTCCGATTTCGCCACTAGATTGACTGACCCCGGCACGATTCTCGCTGTTTTCGTCGCGATTGCCGTCTTCGCCACCTTCTACACGATCGCCGTGCCCTTCATGGAGCGCGGCGATCTCAACAAGCGCATGAAGGCCGTTTCCACCGAGCGCGAACAAATCCGCGCCCGGGAACGCGCTCGCTTGAGCGCCGACGGCAGCAAGACCTCGCTGCGCAACCAGAACAACCACAGTGTCCGCCAGATCGTCGAGCGCTTCAATCTCCGCACGGCATTGGTCGATACCAATACGGTCAATCGGTTGCGGGCGGCTGGCCTGCGCTCGGAAAATGCGCTGAACATGTTCCTGGTGGCGCGTTTTCTGCTGCCGTTCCTGTTTCTGATGCTCGCCGCCATTTTCGTTTTCGTCCTTGGCTACTTCGCCGCCAAGCCGTTCGCGATCCGCCTTCTCGGTGTTATCGGCACTGCCTATCTCGGTTTTTATGCGCCGAATATCTATATTTCCAACCGCGTGACCAAACGGCAGAAATCCATCAAGCGTGCGTGGCCGGATGCGCTCGACCTGATGCTGATTTGCGTGGAATCCGGTATTTCCATCGAAGCCGGCATGCGCCGTGTCTCCGAGGAAATGGGGGAACAGTCGCCGCCCCTTGCCGAAGAAATGGTGTTGACCACGGCGGAACTCTCCTTCCTGCAGGATCGCCGCACCGCTTTCGACAATCTCGCCAGCCGCACGCAAATCGAAATCGTCAAATCGGTGACGCAGGCTCTGATCCAGGCCGAGCGCTATGGCACGCCCATTTCGCAGGCGCTGCGCGTGTTGGCGCAGGAAGGTCGCGACGAACGCATGAACGAAGCGGAAAAGAAGGCGGCCGCCCTGCCGCCGAAGCTGACCGTGCCGATGATCGTCTTCTTCCTGCCTGTCCTCATGGCCGTTATCCTTGGCCCGGCGGCTATCCAGGTGATGGATAAATTCTGA
- a CDS encoding LysE family transporter has product MSSIAIFFSIVAAVFIGAVSPGPSFVLVSRIAVSRSRKAGLAAALGMGVGSVIFATLTLFGLSALLMQVEWLYLTLKVVGGLYLIYIGIRIWRSAAHDLALHASATPIGASAGRNFLFALGTQLSNPKTAIFYGSIFAALLPAEPAPGLMLAVPLAVFAVEVGWYTMVTIAFSSNRPRALYLSAKLWIDRIAGTVMGALGVRLVAEGLPRHIWR; this is encoded by the coding sequence ATGTCGTCCATAGCCATCTTTTTCAGCATCGTCGCAGCCGTTTTCATCGGGGCGGTCAGTCCTGGTCCGAGTTTCGTTCTCGTTTCCCGCATCGCCGTCTCCCGCTCGCGCAAGGCCGGCCTTGCCGCCGCCCTCGGCATGGGCGTGGGCAGCGTCATTTTTGCGACTTTGACCCTGTTTGGTTTGAGTGCACTGCTGATGCAAGTCGAATGGCTGTATCTTACCCTGAAGGTCGTCGGCGGCCTGTATCTGATCTATATCGGCATCCGCATTTGGCGGAGCGCCGCCCATGATCTCGCTCTCCACGCCTCGGCCACGCCGATCGGCGCCAGCGCCGGGCGCAATTTTTTATTCGCGCTGGGAACCCAACTCAGCAATCCGAAGACAGCAATTTTCTATGGCAGCATTTTTGCAGCGCTTCTTCCGGCCGAACCCGCTCCCGGGCTGATGCTCGCGGTGCCGCTGGCGGTTTTCGCCGTCGAGGTGGGCTGGTACACGATGGTAACGATCGCCTTTTCGTCGAACCGGCCACGCGCTCTCTATCTCAGCGCCAAACTCTGGATCGACAGGATCGCCGGCACTGTCATGGGGGCGCTCGGCGTTCGGCTGGTGGCGGAGGGCCTGCCACGGCATATCTGGCGCTGA
- a CDS encoding tetratricopeptide repeat protein has translation MATSSTTSTFKTFLLHGASAALVALALAGCSTTGKDKMTTGSIPTMSKPVDEMNGSDLAQATLTFGKAYDANPKDRDTGINYANALRMSGRNDQALAVMQQVAIAHPDDRGVLAAYGKAQAAAGQLQDALATIDRAQTPDRPDWRLVSAEGAILDQLGRSTEARGKYRDALVLQPNEPSILSNLGMSYVLTGDLKSAETYLRSAVSQPTAESRVRQNLALVVGLQGRFAEAEQIARQELTPQQANANVAYLRSMLAQRNSWQKLAAGDSVKKAVN, from the coding sequence ATGGCCACTTCGTCAACCACGTCGACATTCAAGACCTTCCTGCTCCACGGTGCTTCTGCGGCGCTCGTGGCGCTCGCACTCGCCGGCTGCTCGACGACCGGAAAAGACAAGATGACGACGGGCTCGATCCCGACGATGTCGAAGCCGGTCGACGAGATGAACGGCTCGGATCTCGCGCAGGCGACCCTTACCTTTGGCAAAGCCTACGACGCCAATCCGAAAGACCGCGATACCGGCATCAACTATGCCAATGCGCTGCGCATGAGCGGCCGCAACGATCAGGCGCTTGCGGTCATGCAGCAGGTAGCGATCGCGCATCCCGATGATCGTGGCGTGCTGGCTGCCTACGGCAAGGCCCAGGCCGCCGCCGGGCAGCTCCAGGACGCACTCGCAACCATCGATCGCGCGCAAACGCCGGACCGGCCGGACTGGCGGTTGGTTTCGGCCGAAGGCGCAATCCTCGATCAGCTCGGCCGCTCGACCGAAGCACGCGGCAAATACCGCGATGCCCTCGTGCTGCAGCCGAACGAGCCGTCGATCCTTTCCAATCTCGGCATGTCCTATGTACTGACCGGCGATCTGAAATCCGCCGAGACCTATCTTCGCTCCGCCGTCAGCCAGCCGACGGCAGAGAGCCGTGTCCGCCAGAATCTCGCTCTCGTGGTCGGGCTGCAGGGCCGCTTCGCCGAAGCCGAGCAGATCGCCCGCCAGGAACTGACACCGCAGCAGGCCAATGCCAATGTCGCCTATCTGCGCTCCATGCTGGCACAGCGGAATTCCTGGCAGAAACTCGCTGCCGGCGACAGCGTCAAGAAAGCGGTCAACTGA